ctaaaatactttatttattatttaaaatcagtagcaactggaatcgggtcaaaagaccttgtagaactcaagttttggccgaaaagggcatgttcggtatttaccgaaccgtagccataaccgcaggttatgagcaaggtaaaaattattaaaaatctttagaattcccaaaatattattttatgacagtgggtaaaagttttggtgacgaaatattggtctagataggcgttatgctaattgcgtcgtttattacaaaagtttcttataaatgcgctatttagcataactctcattctagacctcggattgacgtgaaattttaaggacatgcttataatttaataagcaaggttatggtccattcacgtgtccgaaatacccgttttattttttaaaaggccgttacggtcaacgtTTAGGCGtttgacggaaatgcgcaaaagactcggacaaatcatgaaccggtcacagaggcttataccaccatgtaacctggtcctaagagagtcctaaggcatatctatacctcactaagacgggtcagaactgaagtcaaagcaaaagtcaaacttttgcgacattcggctccgaaccgggtcaatatagcaaatggtcgattcaaacgagcgtaaacaagtttatatacttaatatcatgttttatgagtgccaaaacaggtttcatagcatatacattacagattatgtataaaacggcaaaatagctttctgttgactttttaagtgcacgtttgactcgacatttgacatagttagagtggtgatcagagggaaaccttttaggggtttattacccacataaataccaactcataactacttttgatccgacaattcactggaccatttgtgaattatcgctatgacaaccgttagttacgacggtttggtttataagctaaatctatggaaattcaagaccacaatggatgtgaacgacttacagaagttgtgtcttgcttagagagcagagaagaatgcttgagagctccttagaatgatcagatgagtgttttgagttgtgatgaagtTATGAGCACAACAtgtctatttatagtgaaacaaggtaatcaagatcatcacacaacaccctacaactggtcatggatgatgggcaggtgtcccatggagctatgggtcgagtagggggcgcccatgcttcattaattgatggtttgatcgttcacaagctcaaaaggcataaaaatccaaacattctgcatctgggcgtccaacgcggcccgcatggaggatccatgcatgttttaatgcgggccgcctgaggttcaaacttcaggcgcgtaaaggaggtcgctcgcggcccgctttcacTTAACCCAAAACTCaatgcgggtcgcgagaggttagattttcaagtttttaaaatcttttataatcattacgaaatcctggtaattaataacgaaatctttcgtaattattaacctgacctttcgggtttgaaggggtaactttgcggtttggccctcggttaattacaactaaggacctcgtgttatttacccgcgttgttaagtccccggttagtttattaattattcagaaagccttaactttcactgttgacgcttttaacccttctcatacgaattcgatcataactttctcgttttaaaacggaacttcgcggaatttatacagtatattctagtgagcgtataatactgttacaaagcctcgggagcgttaaagggtcactcagaggtataattaaacatgttgacacagttaacccctgtagcttgtaatctctcactttcttccgcgtttcgcttccgtacgatccatgattcattcgtttgaaggtacaagcaccatttagggttaccatacagtatatttacccttgcttgacatctataaccctcgaatttacatacattcaaggtttgtcaaaattagtcctttatttaatatcaatgccacgtgtaatcaaatgacacgtgttaacacatcattggacacaaaaattcgaggtgttacactcaTGTCATCTCTCGCCTCCGAGTTTGCTATGAAAGACCTTGGCCCGCTCAGTTATTTCTTGGGACTTCATGTTACTCGAACTGCCAACGCCATGTTCTTATCCCAGCAATCGTATGCCAAAGACATTATTGCTCGAGCAGGTATGCAATCATGTAACTCAGTTGCTACCCCCGTTGACACTAAACCTAAGCTCAGCACCACGTCCAGTTCACCATTTGATAACCCAACATTATATCGTAGCTTGGTTGGGGCTCTTCAATACCTCACTTTTACAAGACCTGATATCACATATGCGATTCAGCAGATATGTGTTCACATGCATGCCCCGACTATCGATGATTGGAACGCTCTCAAGCGTGTTATTCGTTATCTTCAGGGTACTTCCTCATATGGCCTCACACTGTCACCATGCACCCTCGTTTCTCTTCGGGCGTATACTGATGCTGATTGGGCAGGCTGTCCAGACACACGGCGATCCACTTCTGGTTATTGCGTCTACATGGGTCCTAATCTTCTTTCCTGGTCCTCTAAACGGCAGTCCACCGTTTCTCGCTCCAGTGCTGAAGCTGAATATAGAGCTGTCGCTAATGTAGCTGCTGAAATTTGTTGGCTGCGGAATCTCCTTCTCGAGCTACATCACCCTCTTCGGACTGCCTCTCTAGTTTACTGTGACAACATTAGCGCCATTTATCTCTCTGGCAATCCGGTTCAACATCAACGTACAAAGCATATTGAACTCGATATTCATTTTGTTCGTGAGCAAGTTCAACGTGGCAGAGTTCGTATATTGCACACTCCAACGCGATTTCAAATTGCTGATATTTTCACCAAGGGATTACCGAAGGTCTTATTTGATGATTTCAGGTCTAGTCTCAACATTCGGCCACCTCtagcttcgactgcgggggtgtaatagaaTAGACCTAGTAATGTATTTTAGGAATTGATTTGTATTTATCTCATTCCCTTATTATTGGGATTTGTACCGTGTATATATGTATGTTGAATGAATGAGATGAGGGCAACGATTTGACCATATCTTTCACCTATAATGAACCAAAATAATATACATGAGTTTGTCTTGTCAAGAAGTATAGCAGAGAGGCATGACTACATGAGTTGATTAATCATGCAAACTTGACTATAtctaagactatggggtatggggcggggttggGGCGTGAGTTGGAgagaaacgcccaagtcaccatctcgggtgggcttgggtttgggcgtggccccattGGCGTGGGATTTAgcccgggcgtggggcggggctATCCACATGACATGGTGAAACCTCATTGTCCAAGAGCACTAGCCACGTCACCCCAGTCACTCCCCACCATAcccctttgaaattggcttttggTCTTGGGTGCCCCATACTTCACGTGTCGCACCATGCCCCCAACCCatgccccaccataccccacggtctaaatGATTAATATGCAAGAAGGAAATTTAATCAACAATCTAAAAGAAATGATATATTGAATAAAAAACCCAAGTTGTTCTTTTCCATCTTCAAAATTGGCTTTCTTGAAAATTCATAGTGACCTTGACTTTCATGTTTCGTGAATGGTATGTTTAAATTCAGTTAAACTTCTTTTAGTTAATCGATTTTGATCCTATGACAATTCAAGTCAGGTGTTCAAAAACCACCAATGTTTAATTTCTCCCCGTTGAGACGATCCCATGTGCTTATGCTTTCTAGTATTAGGTCATttggttttttattattttttttgttgagTTGAGAGAGCGTTCGAGGGAGGAACAGTGTATGTTGGTAGGTCCCAAACTCAGATCTTTGGTTGTTTCTAAATTAACCTTTTGGCATGAATGCGTCGAGTGACGCCTTTCAGGTTATAAGCTTTTCTTTATGCTTTTTTTTAAGCCGTTTATACGTACCCACGGTTTccttttattttaatatattcttGTGTACATGTTGCTTTAGGTACTTTAGTTTTAGATCGTTGTCTATGCGCACAATGTTCCTTCCTTAAATTACATATCCCATCATGGAATATCTTCTTTCTGCACTAATTTAATGAGTTTTGGCTAGTGGGTAGGCGATGGGATGATGTTGGTCACCTAGCCGATCATATAAAAATGGAAAAGAAGAAAACCTTGACTAAAGTTGTTATAAGTAGTAAAATTGGTGTAGGTTTTTTACTGCAAGAGGGCCACCAACCCCACGCACTAACATATGATTCGTTAATCTCCAATATTGAATTTGCAGTGCACGTTTCATGTTTGCACTGGAACTTACAAAATTATGTAGCAAAAATACTTTGTGAAACCTCTTTACTATTCAATTTATTTAGATATTTTGACCCCTCTTTACAACACATAGCCTTTGtttcttaaatatatattttttttttggaaaaacgaTACTGCCAGTAAAGAAATTAGAATAAAAGACATCCATTgtaattttattagttttttttaaccaTAAATGTGCTTGCTTGATTTTCATTAAAACAGAGATGGTTACATATTAATGGTAGGTAGACGGGCAGGAAAAATGCAATTTACCCTTATAACATATCGTTATCTTTCATAGTTCATATGTTGATAGCTGGCCTATGACCTTGGTGATGGTCCCTTGTTATAAATATGGTGTAGATTTAAAATTATGTGTATATTGCTCAAGTGGTATTTAAGtgtaaaaaaattgattttcaaTGTGCAAAAactacatatacatatataggttAAGAGTTAAGCTACAAAGTTTAAAAGTTCTAAAAAGTATAAGAAGTCATAGGAGTGTGACATGTGACATGTTACATATATATATGGTATATACCGGGTGATCAAGTGAGAagaaaaacaatttaaaaagaaaacGAAGAAAATAGTATTATggaaaaacattaaatagtttatagCTTTCTACATTAATTATTCTctatttaattaattagtcaattTAATTTTATTCTGCACACGTATAATTTTATCCTACATAAATCATATACATTATCGAATTTTATTCTACACATGTAGAAATATTTCatacacacctcgtaatttatcctacgcgctaaactatttttttacaaaacatatattttggaaataagtTACatatttaatgtagttagctattaaataGGAAAACTACATATGATCTATGCAAGTTTAACAACATACCCTTACAATAACATTAAacacaaatattaaatgaaggaAAATGAAAcgttcttattggttgaaacttcttatTTTTTCTTCATACAAATAatttttctcatttaaaccctccacaatatatatatatatatatatatatatagggttttagCTTTGTGGGGTTGTACTCTTGGTTTAAGGATGTTTTAGGCATTTAGGTGTTGTACTTTGAGGTTTAGGTGTTGTACACAAGACTTTGGTATGCCACATTTCATTGTTGCCAGATATAAGCAATTACAACGCCACCTTAACATAAAGTTTGAGCATTGTGTTGTTGTACTCTTGGCTATATGGTTGAATTATGCATTTGGTTGTTGTACTTGCATATTGTTTTGTTGTACACTTTTTTGTTTTAAAAGGCTTTGGCCTCATTTTTGCACCTTCTTTTTGTTCTACCCCGCCTCACCTCAGTTTTTCCGTCCACCCTTGCCGTCGTAGCTCCAACGATCCGTTGCTGACAACTTATTATTTTCGACGCTTGTAAGATTTCTTCGATTAAACCTTTTGGGTTTTCAACACAAACATGCATCTAATGTTGTACAATTTACTTACTTTGTTGTTCATTTTTGGGTCTGCATGTCGTATTTACTTCGGTTGCCAGATGTTTTTGAGCCTTACTCTCGGATTTCGGTGTGATGTCTAATTTAGTTCCTCTTACATCTTAGGTAGAGTTTTGTGGATTTGTGTGTTTCGATGATGATGAGTCTATTATCATCAAAGAATCGATATACATGTAGCGCGGTTTACGTATTTTGTGATGTTTTTGTTTTAAGATTTGTTTTATGATGTTTGTAACCATCAACATGTTTTGGTACCACATTTTTGGTGGCCTTGAATGATTATGTTTTCCAGGTATTGTTAAGCATCTTTTAGATGCTTCTCCTTTATGTTTTCTAGGGTTTCATTGCTTCGATGAGGGTGAGGATACTCTCATCCGAATATCGTTTGGCACGCCTTGATGCGTGTTTTTTAAGCTGTATAGTTTATAGAATTTAGTATTTGTGGGTGGCTGATTCATGTTTCGAGTGTCTATGAAGATAGGCATGGGTTCATTTGAGATAGATGCATGATTGCTGATCATTTAGTTTGCATACAACATGTCTTTTGCAACTATGATGGTGTTTTGTCATAAGGCGGGGAGACTTTTGTGTTGTAGCCACGGCAGAACTCTGAGTTGTAAACTTTGGAATGGTAGTATTGGATTTTGGTTTGTGAATCAGGCTGTGATTTAAATGTTAATTATTGTGAGCCTATGGTTTACTCTAATAAACGATGACTTAATTTGTAAATGGTGTTAGCATTGTTGTGT
This is a stretch of genomic DNA from Helianthus annuus cultivar XRQ/B chromosome 16, HanXRQr2.0-SUNRISE, whole genome shotgun sequence. It encodes these proteins:
- the LOC110917318 gene encoding uncharacterized mitochondrial protein AtMg00810-like, coding for MSSLASEFAMKDLGPLSYFLGLHVTRTANAMFLSQQSYAKDIIARAGMQSCNSVATPVDTKPKLSTTSSSPFDNPTLYRSLVGALQYLTFTRPDITYAIQQICVHMHAPTIDDWNALKRVIRYLQGTSSYGLTLSPCTLVSLRAYTDADWAGCPDTRRSTSGYCVYMGPNLLSWSSKRQSTVSRSSAEAEYRAVANVAAEICWLRNLLLELHHPLRTASLVYCDNISAIYLSGNPVQHQRTKHIELDIHFVREQVQRGRVRILHTPTRFQIADIFTKGLPKVLFDDFRSSLNIRPPLASTAGV